The Rhea pennata isolate bPtePen1 chromosome Z, bPtePen1.pri, whole genome shotgun sequence genome includes a region encoding these proteins:
- the MRPL50 gene encoding large ribosomal subunit protein mL50, with amino-acid sequence MAAGGAVLAVGWRLGFGAAPRRALWGGFRKEKEELEVEKVVEREKKEPSLICPPPRSRKYLPPEDLQSSLEFLVKEIFGPSLPDNWQQTPLKENKLKYRLLAQLASELGHTVPNSQLHLMRSAKDVLNFYSTPVKDVSKFDELCAAELPPNLKINWEQ; translated from the exons atggcggcgggcggcgcagTCCTGGCGGTGGGGTGGCGGCTGGGTTttggcgccgcgccgcgccgggcgctgtGGGGCGGCTTCAG gaaggaaaaggaagaactaGAAGTAGAGAAAGTAGTTGAGCGAGAGAAAAAAGAACCCAGCTTGATCTGTCCTCCACCACGCAGCAGAAAATACCTTCCTCCAGAGGATCTACAGAGTAGCCTCGAGTTTCTTGTCAAGGAGATTTTTGGACCCTCACTTCCTGATAATTGGCAACAAACAcctctaaaagaaaataagttaaagTATCGCCTCCTAGCTCAGCTGGCATCAGAACTTGGTCATACTGTCCCTAATTCTCAGCTCCATTTGATGCGTAGTGCTAAGGATGTCTTGAATTTCTACAGCACACCTGTGAAAGATGTATCAAAGTTTGACGAACTATGTGCTGCAGAGCTACCCCCAAACCTGAAGATTAACTGGGAACAGTGA
- the ALDOB gene encoding fructose-bisphosphate aldolase B: MTHQFPALSPEQKKALSDIAQRIVASGKGILAADESVGTMGNRLQRINVENTEENRRAFREILFSSDASINQSIGGVILFHETLYQKDSSGKPFPSIIKEKGIVVGIKLDKGTAPLAGTNGETTIQGLDGLAERCAQYKKDGVDFGKWRAVLKITSTTPSQLAIQENANTLARYASICQQHGLVPIVEPEVLPDGDHDLQRCQYITEKVLAAVYKALNDHHVYLEGTLLKPNMVTAGHSCPKKYTPQDVAIATVTTLLRTVPAAVPGICFLSGGQSEEEASLNLNAMNQCPLPKPWKLTFSYGRALQASALAAWVGKSENKKAAQEAFCKRAQINSLACRGQYVVSGKTDAAAMQSLFTASYTY, encoded by the exons ATGACCCACCAGTTCCCAGCGCTGTCTccagagcagaagaaagctcTTTCAGACATTGCTCAGCGGATTGTGGCTTCAGGAAAGGGGATCTTAGCTGCAGATGAATCAGTGG GTACCATGGGGAACAGGCTGCAGAGGATCAATGTGGAGAACACAGAGGAGAATCGCCGTGCTTTTCGAGAGATCCTCTTCTCTTCGGATGCTTCTATCAATCAGAGCATTGGGGGAGTGATCCTCTTCCACGAGACTCTCTATCAGAAAGACAGCAGTGGGAAGCCATTCCCATCTATcatcaaagaaaaaggcattgTGGTGGGAATAAAG TTGGATAAAGGCACAGCACCTCTAGCAGGAACAAATGGAGAAACTACCATACAAG GACTGGATGGACTGGCTGAGCGCTGtgcccagtacaagaaagatgGTGTTGACTTTGGCAAATGGCGTGCAGTGCTGAAGATAACCAGCACAACTCCCTCTCAACTTGCTATCCAGGAGAATGCTAACACACTAGCACGCTATGCCAGCATCTGCCAGCAG caTGGATTGGTGCCCATTGTGGAGCCAGAAGTCTTGCCTGATGGAGATCATGATCTCCAACGTTGTCAGTATATCACAGAAAAG GTTCTGGCTGCTGTCTACAAGGCTTTGAATGATCATCATGTCTACTTGGAAGGGACACTGCTGAAACCCAATATGGTGACGGCTGGGCATTCCTGCCCCAAGAAGTACACCCCTCAGGATGTAGCCATAGCAACTGTCACTACTCTCCTCCGCactgttcctgctgctgtccctg GAATCTGCTTCCTGTCTGGAGGTCAAAGTGAAGAGGAAGCTTCTCTCAACCTAAATGCCATGAATCAGTGTCCTCTGCCTAAACCATGGAAACTGACTTTTTCATATGGGAGAGCTCTGCaagcctctgctctggcagcaTGGGTGGGAAAATCGGAGAATAAGAAGGCTGCACAAGAAGCCTTCTGCAAGCGGGCACAG attaatAGTTTAGCTTGCAGAGGACAGTATGTCGTGTCTGGGAAGACTGATGCAGCTGCCATGCAGTCACTTTTCACTGCCAGCTACACCTACTGA
- the PGAP4 gene encoding post-GPI attachment to proteins factor 4, which translates to MLHQGWQLYGRWCRWSSPFIHLLTLTVVTFGVLAPLICQRLLHSYFYLRHWHLNPMSQEFLEQNRQEGHAALRYFKELQRVNTSEVSGSEVFQPLLLVTIITVQRRSDFHYVLQVASRFHHLLQQCGVNCQSHRILLCNVEPDPNSHQDVRLLSSFFPMVSRDKNKEDSDPRINQFEKEKQDYVFCLEQSLLVYNPEYILIVEDDAVPEEEIFPVLQHLLLARFSKPYLRDALYFKLYHPERLQRYFNPEPMRILEWLGLGMFLGPMLNCVYSWVTGRPSLSWSIVLFFALYSMALSELVGRHYMLELRRLAPTLYNIVPVTECCTPAMLFSASSAHRALSYLKGLHCRQGFAKDIALYSLLRTKGENAYVVEPNLVRHVGLYSSLRLNDNPKLL; encoded by the coding sequence ATGTTACATCAAGGCTGGCAGCTCTATGGGAGATGGTGCCGTTGGTCCAGCCCTTTCATCCATCTCCTCACACTGACTGTTGTGACATTTGGTGTGCTGGCTCCTCTGATTTGCCAGCGGCTCCTCCACTCCTATTTCTACTTGCGGCACTGGCACCTGAATCCCATGAGCCAAGAGTTCCTGGAACAGAACCGACAAGAGGGCCATGCTGCCCTCCGTTATTTCAAGGAACTGCAGAGAGTAAACACTTCTGAGGTATCTGGCAGTGAGGTCTTCCAGCCCTTGCTGCTGGTCACCATCATTACTGTGCAGAGACGGAGTGATTTCCACTATGTCCTGCAAGTGGCCTCTCGCTTCCATCATCTCCTCCAGCAATGTGGCGTAAACTGCCAAAGCCACCGTATCCTCCTCTGTAATGTGGAGCCAGACCCCAATAGCCATCAGGATGTCAGGCTGCTTAGCAGTTTCTTTCCTATGGTTAGTCGTGACAAAAACAAGGAGGACTCTGACCCTAGAATTAACCAGTTTgagaaggagaagcaggacTATGTCTTCTGCCTTGAGCAGTCACTGTTGGTCTACAATCCAGAATACATCCTGATAGTGGAAGATGACGCTGTGCCAGAGGAAGAAATATTCCCTGTTTTGCAGCACCTCTTACTGGCCCGGTTTTCCAAGCCATACCTCAGAGACGCACTCTACTTCAAGCTTTACCACCCTGAGAGGCTTCAACGCTATTTCAACCCTGAGCCCATGAGAATTCTGGAGTGGCTAGGTTTGGGAATGTTTCTAGGGCCAATGCTGAACTGTGTCTACTCCTGGGTAACTGGCCGCCCAAGCCTTAGCTGGTCAATTGTCTTGTTCTTTGCTTTGTACAGTATGGCTTTGTCAGAGCTGGTGGGACGCCATTACATGCTGGAGCTGCGTCGACTGGCTCCCACACTCTATAATATTGTGCCCGTCACTGAATGCTGCACACCAGCCATGCtgttctctgcttcttctgcccACCGTGCCTTAAGTTACCTGAAGGGGCTTCACTGCCGCCAGGGTTTTGCTAAGGATATTGCGCTCTACTCACTGCTACGAACTAAGGGGGAAAATGCTTACGTGGTGGAACCCAATCTAGTCCGGCATGTAGGCTTGTATTCCAGTCTTCGGTTAAATGACAACCCGAAACTGTTGTGA